A single window of Candidatus Binatia bacterium DNA harbors:
- a CDS encoding M20/M25/M40 family metallo-hydrolase — MKKEKVYDDLLAAIEADRSELVDLSLKLGNTTSFHGKERKVGEAVLAWLKECGIDGSLQFITEESVNAVATIPGSGDGTSLILNAHMDTGPELGTDATEADKTIEGAWTEGDLIFGRGVINDKAQLCAIMIAARAIKRAGIRLGGDLTITAVAFETGAPSIDDYQGVNHPGEGFGTKWAVDRGVTADYALVGETSGFGIVRAECGAVWLKIRVKGREVYTPRYERGASIHENPNAFAKAAHVIMALEEWAVRYQQKEKLEFEGGAIIPKAQIMNVHGANANVSQASPFCDIYMDIRLVPGRKPEAVKKDVERAVRALGIDCEVSAFQYSRGHIAENADALISAITEAHRYVFGAEPPLPPSAEVSMWRDLNVFNETGIPSVCYGPPRQKDPYSGAGNRAMKISDLVAATKVYALTALLLCGIEKS, encoded by the coding sequence ATGAAAAAAGAGAAAGTCTACGACGACCTGCTCGCCGCCATCGAGGCCGATCGGTCGGAGCTGGTCGATCTCTCTCTCAAGCTCGGCAACACGACGAGCTTCCACGGCAAGGAAAGAAAAGTGGGCGAAGCGGTGCTCGCCTGGCTCAAGGAATGCGGCATTGACGGCTCGCTTCAGTTCATCACCGAAGAAAGCGTCAACGCCGTCGCGACGATTCCCGGGAGCGGCGACGGGACGAGCCTGATCCTCAACGCGCATATGGACACCGGACCCGAGCTGGGAACGGATGCGACCGAGGCGGATAAAACAATCGAAGGCGCGTGGACCGAGGGCGATCTCATCTTCGGCCGCGGCGTGATCAACGACAAGGCGCAGCTTTGCGCCATCATGATCGCGGCGCGGGCGATCAAGCGCGCCGGCATTCGCCTCGGCGGCGACCTCACGATCACGGCGGTGGCGTTCGAGACCGGCGCGCCGTCCATCGACGATTATCAGGGCGTCAATCATCCCGGCGAGGGGTTCGGCACCAAGTGGGCGGTCGATCGCGGCGTCACCGCCGACTACGCGCTTGTCGGCGAGACTTCGGGCTTCGGCATCGTGCGCGCCGAATGCGGCGCGGTCTGGCTCAAAATCCGCGTGAAGGGACGCGAAGTCTACACGCCGCGCTACGAGCGCGGCGCATCGATCCACGAAAATCCCAACGCCTTCGCCAAGGCGGCGCACGTAATTATGGCACTTGAGGAATGGGCCGTGCGGTACCAGCAAAAAGAGAAATTGGAGTTCGAGGGCGGCGCCATCATCCCGAAAGCGCAGATCATGAACGTTCACGGCGCCAACGCCAACGTGAGCCAGGCGAGTCCCTTCTGCGATATTTACATGGACATCCGGCTGGTTCCGGGCAGAAAGCCGGAAGCCGTCAAGAAAGACGTCGAGCGCGCCGTGCGGGCTTTGGGCATCGACTGCGAGGTCTCCGCGTTTCAATACTCGCGCGGCCACATCGCCGAGAACGCCGATGCGCTGATCTCCGCGATCACCGAGGCCCATCGTTATGTTTTTGGAGCCGAGCCGCCGCTGCCGCCGTCGGCCGAAGTGAGCATGTGGCGCGACTTGAACGTTTTCAACGAGACCGGCATTCCTTCGGTCTGTTACGGCCCGCCGCGGCAGAAAGATCCGTACAGCGGCGCGGGCAACCGGGCGATGAAAATTTCCGACCTCGTCGCCGCGACGAAAGTCTACGCGTTGACCGCGCTGTTGCTGTGCGGAATCGAAAAAAGTTGA
- a CDS encoding VOC family protein produces the protein MPIKIKRTGHLVLRVKDLERSKKFFTAVMGLPLVGDNGNGMLFFSPDVEANHHVLAIRQAEAGARMPEPEQHVGMEHVAYELASFAELQEAYRIFKANNVKFRHIVFHGITKSIYFYDPDGNLLEVYCNVPPEVYRKTVPNPYGLYGDITAELEGKQPQKPGTVAP, from the coding sequence ATGCCAATCAAAATAAAACGAACCGGCCATCTCGTTTTGCGCGTCAAAGATCTCGAGCGGTCGAAAAAATTCTTCACCGCAGTCATGGGCCTTCCGCTCGTCGGCGACAACGGCAACGGCATGCTGTTCTTCAGCCCCGACGTGGAAGCGAACCATCACGTGCTGGCGATCCGCCAGGCCGAGGCGGGCGCGCGCATGCCGGAGCCGGAGCAGCACGTCGGCATGGAGCACGTCGCCTATGAGCTGGCCTCTTTCGCCGAGCTTCAAGAAGCGTATCGCATCTTCAAAGCCAACAACGTGAAGTTCCGCCATATCGTTTTCCACGGGATTACCAAGAGCATCTATTTTTACGATCCCGACGGCAACCTGCTGGAGGTCTACTGCAACGTGCCGCCGGAAGTGTATCGCAAGACCGTGCCCAATCCCTACGGCCTCTACGGCGACATCACCGCCGAGCTGGAAGGCAAACAGCCGCAGAAGCCGGGCACCGTCGCGCCATGA